The window AATGCTATACAAGTGATGTCTGTAAGGAGTTTGGAATAGTTTTGAAGAATTAGTTTAATGTAGAGTAAAGGTGCCTCAGACATTCACAAATTATGTAAGTTGAGGATAAAACATTTTGTGTTATCTTCTTTACCTATCTTATCAATAAATTGGGTGTTTTGCTTTCTTTTACGTTCTAAATTTCTTTCACTTTAACGGGATACGGTCAAAACCAAATCCCGAGGTAATCGAAGGACTAAAAGAAGCCAAAACAAACAGTTCCTTACTTCTTCTATTGTAGCATATTTTAGGAATTTAGGGTTCTGCATTTTATCTTTGTTATGAATTTAGGGTTCTGCATTTAGGACTTATAGTTATTTCtgcattttattttagaaatcaGTATTCTCTATAAGAATTGTTGAACATAGGCTTGCCACATGACCTCAATACcagtataatttaattttcaactactcagttttcttttttaaagaaattgagATTCATTTTACAGTAAATGCAAATTTGGGAAAACCAAAAAAACATGACATCAATTgtcataaaacaaaaaattgtttCAACGGTCGGCTAATCAAGCTGCTCATTTTGTTGGAAAACAAACCTTTAGTGATAAAAAAAGGTGGGACATATGTTAGAACCATTTCGTCGTCTCTGTAATgtgaattaatatttagtcgTAACTTGTATCAATGTTTTATAGAAAGAAGTTCGTTTCAAGGAGTTCTAAGCATGtagacattttattttaggtaAATGTATAGTGATGCAATTGGAAGACCACATTTAACTGCTTATTGTTCAGGACCTATGTTATCTTATTCGAATGATTTCTTTCAttgttgattttgatttttttttttaaataaatcgaATTTTTACGTAAGACTCGTATGGTTTCAGGTGGTGTCATGGCAGCCCTGTTCATAGATATGGCTTATATGCACTTCGGTGGATTGTTGAAATCAATGGGAAACCAACGCCTGACCTAGATGCATTTGTTAATGTAACCAAGGTTTGTACTTTTATGTCCACTTGACTTGAAGAAGCCATTATCTAATCCTctacaagaaaagaaaaaagtgttaaccatatatatatgtgttattCAGGAAATAGAAGACGGGGAGTTTGTAAGAGTGAAGACGATCCATTTGAATGGAAAACCTCGAGTATTAACACTAAAGCAAGATTTGCACTACTGGCCCACGTGGGAGATTCGATTCGATCCGTCGTCTGCAATTTGGAGGCGGAATACAATTAAAGCATTGGCTGGAAACATTGCCTAAATCTAAtcgattttattttctttcaggCTAATTTTAAAAGCTTATTTTTTTACCTTCATAAATTACATTTGTCATATTTTGAATTCTGAAGCCTCAGGGgaatttaagttattatttacTTGTGCTATTAACTTCCATATgtgattttatttcaagttaTCCTTGTTTGGAGATAATTTTGTAAGGCAactgaaaaaaaagaaataagaatTACATACAAATTGTGCCTATATGCTGCTGGTGTTTAGAAAATTTGGGAGTTATTTTTAGGTagaaattattaagttttttttttactgaaATCTGAGATGTTAGGagaattttcataatatattatagtttgTCCAAATAACATAAAAAGAGGATAAACAGAAACAAAGTACAAGTACTAATTGATGAACAACAATAGGAATTGGAACAGAAACACGAAAGCCCCGAGAACAGTTGTAGCTGAAGAACACCAACCGGAGGCACCCGAGTGGATTGAAAAATCATATGGGTTCCCTGGTGGAGTGGTTGACGGAAAGTAAACAAACCGaggaggtggtggaggagaagtTGATAGTGGAGGTGTTGGAGGTGgtagtggtggtggtggagatggGACAGTTGTTGCAGTGCAATAAGATGGTGGGGATGGATCAGGTGGCTGGCTGCATTGATCACGATCAGTACATGGATTGATAGTGATCATTGGCTCTTGTTCATCAAATGTGGTTGAAATGGAGCTGATCTCAATCCTCTGGTCAGAGATTAATGTGGTTGCATTAATAATGGCCAACAACATAAACATGATCATAGTAAAGATGTCAACTTGGTGCCACATTTCCTTTACTCCTTTCAAAGTTGAAGGAGTTTAAGTCTAGTTTAGTATGAGAAAGGATTTTATCCATGTGAAGGCTTCTTAGTTCATGCTTTATTCAGTTGTTGGATGCTTCCAGTACTTAGCAGCCTGCAGAGCAAAGTAAAGAATTTTCTTTACTATAAAAAAAGATAGATAAAGTAACATTCCTCTCccatttctttcttcttcttaacctaatactaatataatattcattacTATCATTAGTATAAATCTAACATGTCTCAAACAAGTAACACACATCATTTtaatgggaaatttgaggagatgACCCTAAAAAGAGGCCTAAACGAGGAAAGTGAGGGTcactaatttaaatagcgctggtgactccttttttttttctgaagaaaatgtccctattgcgtcacgcatcctcaggttgcgtgacgcaatttttaatttttttatttttcaaaaaattttaattatgaaaatttttggacgaaaatgctccaggtgcgtcacgcaacctcagttgcgttacgcaatcgcgtcacgcaactccagttgcgttacgcaatcgcatcacgcaaccccagttgtgttacgcaatcgcgtcacgcaaccccagttgcgtcacgcaaccccagttgcgtcaAGCAActgcgagacgaaaaaaaaaattgaaaaaaaaaaataaaaaaaaatccggTTGCATCACGCAATTGGAGTTACGTTACGCAAATGtacaattgtcattaaaaaaaagatggtCACCAGGGCTATATAAATTATCCACCCACACAAATTGTAATTTACCCTATAAGTAGGGTCAGTAGGGTCATCTGCtcaaatttctcattttaataacataatttaaataaataactttattcaAACAAGGAAACACatcatttttaaactaattcccCTTCTTGAAGTGAGAGatctgaaaaataataaataaaaaagtttttttaaggGAAAGGTTATAGGTTTATAGCTAAAATCGTCTTAAATGTTTCGTGTTAAACGCACTTAATTTAATCCGTAAAagggatgataattttttttatctaattaacatttaaaattattaagttgttttcttatttcttattttattaacataattttgtggtctttttaataaaaaataaaattaaaaaaaggacattttcaaataaaaaatgttcaatgttgaataataaaaaaaacaatctttaacaaagaaatgagaaaatgacAATCCTCTATTTCCCAGGCGAACCAAGATAGAAGACTTTCTTGAAGCTGTTGTATATTCAATCAAATCATTAGAGAAAATTTATGTAATCTCTAGTGCGTTTCTTCCGTCATCTTTCTTTCATTGATTTGTCTCAAAAGTCAACAAATTGGACTAACTCTTGCTCTTATCTATCTTCAGGTGAAGAAAAATCCCAATATAGGTTAGGGTTTATGTATGACGAAAAATCACAACTTTGCTTGTTTCCATTGTTTAGTTTTCTCCGTATTTCTGTAAGATAGTTGCCTGTTGCTTAAGAAGTTTTCTTTATGTTACTATAGCTTTAGGGTTCTGATTTTTTAAGCTTCAGGATGGAATTTGATTGTAAAGCTACCTGAGTTTTGAACGTGATAACGATGGCTCCACCAATTCTTTCCCTAGCCCTTCCTTCTCAAACAGGTCGAGTTCTCAGCATTCAGTCCCATACGGTTCAGGTATTATTGCTTTATATCAATGTACTCTGCTTAATGTTGAACTACATAAATTAAGGAAGAATGAAAATGTTTGTATGTTTCTTCGGGATCATTATCAATCTGAAGATGTACCTAGTTTTTCTAAATTGAATTTCTTCCTCCTTACACTAAAGAAGTTGTATTAACTCTTACTGGATTTACAGTTCCTTTCAAGCTTTGTTCTTTTGTGTACAAGTTCAATTTGCGTTTGagaaaatatctcaaatatcGCTCAACTTGTGTGAAAATTTCATGTTTTTCTAATAATCGAGAAAGTTCCAATCTGCCAGAACtgttaaaatttcatttaaccCACCCAAACTCACACTTACCCACTGAAGAACTGTTTGCACTCCTTGCgtatattttttgttgtttcATTCAGAATCTCCTGTCTATGTGGTGAAGTCTGCAAATGTTTGTTTCCTAAGATATTTTCTCATTTGCATACAATTCCAAAGATTGTTAAATGGCATACATCTTTTTCATGGTTATTATTAGGGCTATGTAGGCAATAAATCAGCTGTTTTTCCCCTTCAATTATTGGGTTTTGATGTGGACCCAATCAACTCAGTGCAATTCTCCAACCACACAGGTACtaggttatttatatttaactcaAGATACTTGATACCTGATAATCTGAATTGGCCTTAGAATCTATAAAATTTCTGTCCTTAAGTTCTGTACTTCAGTCAATGTAAGGGTTTACTTGTTTCTGATCGACGAGAAAATGATGTGCAGGGTATCCAACCTTTAAGGGGCAGGTTTTGAACGGACAAGAACTGTGGGAATTATTAGAAGGCCTTGAAGCAAATGATTTATTATTCTACACTCATTTATTAACTGGTATGTTTAATGCTATTCCCTTGCATAATGATCCATCTTCCAGAAATATGGTACTGCTTTCCATAAACTAGTACTAGGACTAgtttgatctagggttatttgaatgaCCAAGttggttatttccaaataaccttgtttaatgtaggttattgaaaattaggttatttggtAGAAAGACATTAGGGATATAAAACTacaaatatatgatttttaatttttttttacgtgtttagggtattttggttgataattttattgatgAATGGATTGTTGATTAAATAGTGGGTTATTCGgcattaatctcaaataacctcCATCAAACAAGGCCCTAGTTAGTGTTCCATGAGTTGACTAGTGATTAGTGATTTGTCTGttgatatttaaagatttattCTTGACAGGAACTTGTTACTTGCGAGAATAAGAAACATTTGGACCATGTTCACTGCACatattcagaaaaaaaaaagaaaaaggttgCATGCATTTGTTGTTAGATTGATTAAAGCATACTATAGAGACTACTTAGAGTTAATATGTTGACAGAGATTGCACTTATTCTCCCATTTCCTTGATATATCTGCAACTGCAGTGCACAGTAAATACTCTATTACATTTTGGTCTCATAGAACTGATCCCCTTCCAGTTATGATTAACCTGTCTATGAGGTTTATATTTGACTCTCTTTTGCTAAATCTGTTAGACTCAcacataatttattatcatgTGGCTATACAGCGGGAAAGGAAGTTTATCTTGTTAAATATCAGTTTTCCTCTACTCATATTGATGCATCATTTTTCCTTTTGCTTTGGATAAGTGGTTATTTGTCAGCTGGTTCGAGAACTTAAGTTTTCCTAACATGCTTTAATCTGAAATCAAATTGAAGTCAACATATTTTTTGTGCATTCTCACCAAATTCTATGATATTGGCTTATCTGTAGGCTATATTGGCTCCGTTTCCTTTTTGACCACTGTGTTAGAAGTCGTCAACAAGCTTAGGTCTATCAACCCAAAGCTTACTTATGGTAAGTTGGAATCTCAAGCCTcttattataaaactaaaactCCTTTCTTCCTCTATGTTTATTCAAAATGTCTTCCAACTTACAATTACCATTACCTCATGGTTGAATTTTTACGAAGAACAAACCACTATTACTACTTACCAAACAAAATGTTAGTAGTTTTCCCATTTTTGCTGCTACTGTACTTAGCAAGAGAAGTTTCCTACTAAAAGATCAAAAATAAAGAGAACTCTGTTTACTGGAAATAGATGCTGCATCTTTCATTTATTGACTGATTTCAGAAAGATGTAGTCTTAGTGGCAGTCTAAAATATGTTGGTTTTGAATGTGTAGTCTGCGATCCAGTTCTTGGCGATGAAGGAAA is drawn from Impatiens glandulifera chromosome 3, dImpGla2.1, whole genome shotgun sequence and contains these coding sequences:
- the LOC124928996 gene encoding sulfated surface glycoprotein 185-like, yielding MWHQVDIFTMIMFMLLAIINATTLISDQRIEISSISTTFDEQEPMITINPCTDRDQCSQPPDPSPPSYCTATTVPSPPPPLPPPTPPLSTSPPPPPRFVYFPSTTPPGNPYDFSIHSGASGWCSSATTVLGAFVFLFQFLLLFIN